The stretch of DNA ACGATCACAGTAAAGCATTACTGCCGTGAAACAAttatctttgtatttttataattcacttatatttttatctatatatgtattcattttttactttatttttttcttttctaataactgctctcttctttttcgtatttcatatcttctgttacttttttgAAACAAAACTCCGTTTTCTTTGGAAGTTGGAATTTCAGAGTCAGTGTCTCTCTGTGAACCTGTTCcattctgaataatgataataatgataaaagtaattATTGGGAATATTagagaaaccattttttttataggaaacaCGAATGGAAATAATAGAAAACTAATCGATggaggaattaatatttttccagAAAAGCAAATACTCAAgataaatattactgaaaacagacATAAAACTTTACTAAAGCATAGTCGAAAAAACAGAAAGCTCGTGACATATTAAGAAAAATGTTGGCTATGAAGGGAAAATACTCTTGtggattaaaaacaaaaaggtttAGAAAACAGATGAGTGGAAAAACTAATAAGATCATATTGCTTATTCTACTGAGAAACCCATAATACCGGAATAAAGACCGAGACGCAGAATAAGAGCCAGAAGAAATTGAGAGTGAAGGAAGGGAAGAAACAGTAAGTGCAAGAACGCcattggtgggggggtgggggtggtcgTTGGCAAAATCTCTCCTTCGGTAGATGTCTCAGCTGACGAAGTATGCAAGCGCTTGCAACCGGCTCCATTGAATGCTTGGCTGCCATATGGCTCCTTGGAGCATATGACTTTCCTTTCGGGCGTTTGGATGACTTCTGTTTTCCTataagaagaaaaggaagtgAATTGTGTTCAAACGAAGTTTTTATTCTGTGATAATTCCTCTAATTTCTCTCGGCGGTATAACTGGTGGGCTGGATGACGTCTTGATTTATGTTCCGAAGTTTTATGTTCAGTTTTAGTagttgtctcttttttttctacttccttCATTCCTTAAGTCGCCGTGCCTTGATATGTACGTTTATGAACACCATCTTGTAAGTGCGATGAACCCATTTGTTCATTCTGGCATACAAGCTTTGGGtggttttcacaaaaaaaaattacacacactcacatatatatatacctatatatatatattataatatatatatatatatatatatatatatatataaacatatatactatatatatatatatatatatatatatatgtgtgtgtgtgtgtgtgggttgtgtggtatatatatataatagtatatttatatatatatataatatatatatataattatatatatataaaagtcatatcacattacctcttgcagtggtggagttggtaaatagcttcactgacgtcctggatttgtatggtgtcctgggttgtCCGGCCGGGCGCCGACATTTCTATTATTgccctaataaaattccccttcggttaagcatatatgaaatatattaattccgaggtagagtgaattagatgttaaaggcatatttgtagctcgatgtatatatatatatatatatatatataatatatattatatataggatgtgtgtgtgtgtgtgtggtgtgtatgtgtgtatgtgtgtggtgtgtgtgtttatttaacgAGAAACGTTCATTgtgcccttttttttcttttttttttgccatttcctcACCTCCAAAATTGATTTGGCTTTGTTCATTCGAACTACCTTAACACAACGTAAAACGTCTATTTTATGCAACATACTGTCCATTTTCTAATTATCGTCTTCTTTCATAAGTGACATATATCGTGCTCTCCGCATACTATTGCCAATGTCGTCATCGATGTTTCAACTTTCCCTTTTGATTGAAAAGCACGAAACGAACGGAAGCGGTTACGTTCTGAACGCAGCCGCCCTCTGCTTTTGTTTATTCCTTCCCAGTCGCTCAGAAGCAAACCTGAGTGAAGTAAACAAGGAAGAAGTCGTGCGTTCATTCGTGTCCGCACATATCCGCTCATTCTTTGCCTGATTTGATGTTCCTGCGTTGGTCGTCGTTATGTGCGCTCATGCGCTGATGCACTTGGAAAGGTGTGCGCACGAAACCAttaggaaagtctctctctctctctctctctctctctctgagtcagtcagtcagccagCCGCATATACAGACAAttgatatgcctctctctctctctctctctctctctctctctctctctctctctctctctctctctcatatcaatcaacgattatattctctctccctttctctctcaaaaGTACACATCAGTCAAcgattatatttctctctctctctctctctctctctctctctctgagtcagtCAGCCAGCCGCATATACAGACAAttgatatgcctctctctctctctctctctctctctctctctctctctctctctctctctcgctgagtcagtcagtcagccagCCGCATATACAGACAATtgatatgcttctctctctctctctctctctcatcgattatattctctctccctttctctctcagaAGTACATATCAGTCAGcgattatattctctctctctctctctctctctctctctctcaatcaacgattatattctctctctctctctctctctctctctctctctctctctctctctctcaactattatattctctctctctcccgtcctcCCACACAGGCGCGTACGGACAAACATGTTGTTCAGTATTTCTGATATGGTGTAAAAATGCCTGACTTATGATTTGTACATTTCAAGGTTTAGTCTTTCTGTTGACGGTATGAACTTCATGAAATATGTTCAAGATGGACTATTGTCTCGAATACAACATGGCTAAACACGTCGTTCGCTGTTTGGTATTTACCAGGTGTGGTTGCCAGAATGTCGCCTTTGGTTGCTTTTGCTACGTATGCTACGTAACTGTAGCATTCTTTACAAATACTATTTACGGTAGCCTTTTTGTAGGTGCTACTCTACTGATGCGTTTTAAAACTATTCGGGTTCACCGTTTCCTTGTAGAGAGATTTGTAGATAAATCCTACGTTCCGCTTAATTTAAATGATAGTTTTCATCTGTCTTATAAagtaaattaacattaatttttgcCCTTATAAGTGTTAATTCATCAGTGCATTTACTTCATCCACTAATTTGCTCCAGTCATGGCCATCAAAAGTTACTTGACTGCGCGTCACCAACTACTTTTTCGGCCCGGAGTACACATGTACTGTAATGAAGGTGTTTCGTCATTTGAATGTAATCAATAATGTTACCTTACGATACAAATGAATAAAGGCTATTTTGATATTGAATAAGTTGAAGATTCGAATATCGTTTCCCCTAAGAGTAAAAGGTGTCCTGTTTTCCCTATAAAAAGGGTTTCTGATTTTTCCGTAACAATAATGTGGTTTATTTTGTTCCTTAAATAAGAAGGGAGTGATTTATCTCAAGAAAATAGTGTAGCAAGATTACGTTAATATTATGCCTCATGAATTTGAGTAAAACAGGAAAAATGAATATTCGGCTGTTTCCCAACATTATCATTGAGTTTCACTGAGTCTCCGTCGGGGAGGAGGTGAGGTATGCCGTCAGTGCCTCTCacgtggagcactgtaggcattattgaagTTCTTTGCTGCGTTCCTGCGGTCGCCTAGCTGcgacttgttttattcctttttctttacctctattcatatttgttccaccttactttccaccttttcccggcaattgtttcatagtgcaactgcgaggctttcctcctgttacacctttacaacctttttactctcagtttacctttcagcgctgaatgacctcatatgtcccagcgccTTTCCTTTGGCAAAAAAATTGGTATTCCATTCCCATTCGTAAGTATAGATAGCGCCACGATTAAAGAACTCGAGTGGCATGTTTGATACCATCTTATAATAAGTAATCAATGAGGTATTTCCTCTTCGTCAGGAGACTCGTCTGGTCTTGACGAACCTCTCAGACAACAGGTTGATGAACGATGAAGCTTTATAGGAATTCCATTGTATTGTTGTTTACAAAAGAGCCAGGTGCTGCCCGCTGATCAGAACTGTGCAGGTGAGCGGCAGGTAGGTATTGTGTTTGTGGATGGAGAGACAACGGTCTTGGGGAATTTGTACTGTTGCTTTAGTTTTGGTTTTATATGAAAGAAAActatggctttgtctgtccgtccgcactttttctgtccgccctcagatcttaaaaactgctgcggctagagggctgcaaataggtatgttgaccatccagcctccaatcatcaaacatacaaaactgcagctctctaacctcagtaagttttattttatttgaagtttaatttttccatgatcgtgcgtctggcaacgactGGGCCGTGGCCGTAGCTGAAACTCTCATGGGCCACGTTCATACACCATCATATCGAGATCACCGAAAAATTAGATTTTCGGTGGCCATgactatacgctgtacagaaaactctgctgcgccgaagaaacttcagcgtaaTTGTTTAGTTGTTTCTTTTATGAGTACATTTTCACGCCTCAGCTAGGTAATCACCCGCCTCGGGACATCTGCGGACATTTAATTGTTTTTCTCTGTTAATATCTCTCCGCCGACGAGGTCATCCCGCACCTACGGAATGGTGGTAGCGTTGGACAGatataaagatctctctctctctctctggctctctcttcgctactctctctctctctctctctctctctctctctctctctattatatttgatattttcatataatgtactTTTACTTGCAATTACACGattgttaaatctctctctctctctctctctctctcattatacatacacatatatactacatatttacgtatatgtgtgtgatttttatttaatgtacGTGTACTTGGATTTACACGATTATTAACTTTTTCgctctcttatatattatatacatacacacacacatatatatatatatatatatacatatatatatatatatatatatatatatatatatatatatgtaatatatatatatatgtataataattatatattatctatatatatatatatatatgtatatgtctctttactgtaatacaacagtataatatgaagataaaaggcccataaaacactatttttaacGTTAAAATACTGTTTTATGGACctattatcttcatatatatatattttgtgtgtgtgtgtgtatgtatatactatatatacatgtgtgtgatttttatttaatgtatttgtaCTTGCATTTGCATGTATGTTAACAAATGAAAGAGATCATGGATCAAAGGTTAGAGTAACCGCAGCCAGGGGGCTTtcgtttcttttcatatttccggTTTATCGTTCGGGGTCGTCTGTTACTTGTATTCgacctgtctgtgtgtgtgtgtgtgtgtgtcagtcttGTCTGGCCGTCTAGATGTCGACTAGTCTGGCAAGAtcatagaatttttattattaactttgtcaTAACTTTGAATCGTATGAGACGTACTTTATATTTAGCATGCGCATTCCGTTCTATGGACTCTTGTCCCGAAGGCTTGAGAAAGTCAGACTTTCTGAAAATTTTTTTGGTAATATTTAttgttaaacaataataataagaattggtTGTGATCATTAGGTGAACGAATAGATAATTGTGATGCTTTAATCCGTGCGTTCTGTTtgcatttcattattttgttatccttcttttcctctttttttttttttttttttttttttttttttttttggtgtgtgtgtgtgtgtaggaagtaAGACAAAAAGAAACAGGTGGAAAGTATAAAAGAAATCCGGGTAATTAAGTCGGATTGCTTATTCTCAAGCGCTATGTTGTAGGAGCGGCGTATAACACTAACCCTGAATATGTTCGAGTGAACATTTGTATTCGTTGTGTAAGCAGATTACTGTTACGTTATGTCATTTACACTcgctctctatctatctgtcagtttctctgtctgtctgtctgtctgtcacaagCATACCAAGTTGATCATGCCATCTCGAGTGTTAGCTCAAAATCACTGTTATTAATCTTGGATTTATAATTCGGTCTGAACTGACAACAATACCCGTGCCCTTCTGCCCACCTTGGCACCGTCTTCCTTATGCGCCTGGCagcgtggctctctctctctctctctctctctctctctctctctctctctatacttttgGCACCTCCAGGTCTGGCACCGGGACGCCGTGAGACGAGGGGTAGTAGACGAGGGCAAACGGGCGCTTAAGTTAAGAAGACTTTTAGTTACCGGGTTCTGCTGGTGCGCGATAGGCCGTGCGTGCGAGCGAGCGAGAGTCGATCTGTCTGTCGGTCGGTCGGACTTCGCCAGTTCCTGCTCCCCGCCCCTGTTCCCGGTGCCTGCTGCAGGATATCGAATGGGAGGAAGACACTCGGGAGGAGCGGAAGAGGGATGCTTGCTTGAGCTCACGACAATGTTTTCACTATGAGTTTGAGTTTCGAATTTTCTGCAGATGGCAGAATCACTACGGTTGCACGGCCTCGACGTCGATGAGGGACCAGAGTTTCAGCATTTTGACAATGTTGAAAAAGAATGTTTAGCTTCCGGTTGCATTTTTGAAAAAGCTCGGACATCAACAGTAGGGTCTCTCGAAGGCCGCTAAATTCGATCGgcttaagaaaagaaaagaaaagaaaaacggtgGCTAATAAGGAGTCATGTTTTGCAGTGACAGCCCTGTTCAAGTCTCGTGTTTCCCCTCGTGTCTGAGTTACCTGCCATAGGAATATCGAGGGAAGGGAGGAGGtgggtctctctctttctctctctctctctctcttcctcttgctCTTTTGAATCCCCGTCACTGAAGGGTTTCATCTTCTGCTAATTCAATTTACTTTCGGCTTTGGGGAATGCGAGGAGGATTATGTCGTTGCCGTCCAAGAGGGGCTGAGAAGTAGAGTAATATGATCTGGGAGTCATGAACTCTTAGTTTTCCCAGTCacttcttctgctgctgctgctgccgttcATATAGCCGCTGAGGCCTCTTGAAGAGGATACGAAGATTTGAGGACAACAGCTCAAAGTGAAACGTGAAAGTGAACGAGATCATAATTTATCGGACAATTGGAACTAAGATAAGTACTGTATATTACGTCAAAGGAAAACGACTTTGCATCGGTGATTATTGGATGTTTTATTGTGTCGTATCGTTGTGTAGACGTGGgagattttatgaaaatgaacGACTGACTCTTGGAGAGTAAATTAACCTATTGGAAATTACGGGACTGACAAAAACTGCTGTAAAGTTGTGGGGTGTGTATCTATTTTTATGAGCTTTGTTTACACTCAAGATTTATGTTAGTGTCGTGGACCAAAATAATATGGATAAGATTCGAAACTTTAAGCACAGACTTAGCATGTCTGTTGACAAACTGTCGACTTCTCGTCGATCTAAATCTCAGCAGAGGAAGAGCATGCCATTGGGCAATGCCCCCTTCTCGGAGAGCGATATCCCTGGCACTCTAAGATTGGATAAAACCCCATCTTCCCGCCCAACCAGTGCCACTGAATTCAGCTTGGCACCAGGTTCACGGCCTAGTAGCTATTGCGAAGCAGATACTTTAGACAGTGCATGCCTAGACTGGGTGGATGGTGCAGTGGGCGAAGCGGCTGCTTGTGCAGCAGCTCCAGCTCCAGGGACTGCTGATCTTGACACCACGCACGACACCATAACTAAAGAGATAATCGAGATGGAGGGCGGGGACGCACACACGGAGCCCAGGGAAGCGATGCTGGCTCCCAGTCTTGGTGATAAACAACTTAAGAGCACGCCAACAAATGTTGGGAGTACGAGTTTGATGGATGAAGTCATGAAAGAGGTGGAGAAAATAACAGATATAACTGACAATGTTCGAAGTAAGCGCTTGAAAAAGGTCGATGGGAATGTGGTGAATGTAAGTGACAAGTTACCTTTGCTGGACACATCTGATGAAAGTGAGAGGCACCCTCATGATTCGTCTTTGCTTAATACCAGTGATGAGACCCTTGTTTTATCAGCAGATGAAACTCCTACAGAGACTACTAAAGTTGTGCTCCGAAAGGCCGTTGAGAGTTCCTCTACAACCCTCAGTATAGCCTCGACCTGCAGAGCCGAGAGTCTTACTTCAGGTTATTTCTCAGACTCTGATATTATGCTCTCAGAAAAAGGTGACAATTCAAAATCAACATTTACTTCTTTACTGTCGGAGACTGTTGAAAAAAGGAGATCCGCATTTATCCCTGTAACTCCTGAGCATAAGGAAACACATCGGTTTTCATTTCCAGCTGTTCCTATGGAAGGAAGAAATGAAACTGTTCAGGCAGACGGAGCACATCCAGAAGTAGTAACTACAGCTTCTTCTACATCGTCCTCTTTTATGTCCTCATCAGTTGGGCAACAAATAAGGGAGGTTAGTGGAAAAGCACCAACAGAAGTCGCGTCGACTAAGATGACGACTAGTATTATTGCAAGTGAAAATACGATGGTTGGGCCACAGGTTCCTAACCAAGAGGAAACCAAAACAGCGACAGTATCAAAAAGGGAAAGTATTTACAGTAGAATTATTAAGAAAAAGGATCCATCAAAAGAACCAATATATGCAAAAGTTAAACCGAAGCTGAGTATTGAAACGAGCTTTCAGCCCATCGAGCCCAGTTCAGCCAAAGCAAATTCCAGCACTTCTGGAGTAGTTAAGCCCGAACCAAAATATACCACAGTCAACCCAAGAGACCCTCATGCTCCATTTGTCCCTCAAAGTCCCACAAGTCCAACTTCTCCTCATCTTTTACAAGGTTTTCCATTTGCTTCAGCTCCTACCAGCCCAACCAGCCCTGATCCTCCAAACCAAGTTATTCCAGTTTCAAAGTATGGCACACTTGGTCCCTTTTCCAATCTCAGATCCAATGCAGATTATTCCCAAACCaaagatacaaaatgcaatacaTTGCCTAAGGAACCAATTTACAGTAAGGTTCGCAAACTTGCCAGGCTGTCCAGCAAAGACTCAAAAGAACCAACTTACAGTAAAATAAAACCCAAGGAACCCATATATGCAAAACCGCTTCCCCTCACCCCTCGGGAAGAAGCTATGCAGAAACGTGAGAGCTTTATTACTGGCTGTGCCCCTGCATCTGCAACCATTGGTGCTGCTTCGACCGATTGCTATGGCAAAGTAACAGTGCGTGCCTCAGAAATCTCACAAACTCAACCAAGTAGGCCAGCAGTGATCACTATTAACAATCCAGGCTATGCAGCCCCTACTGGAATTGATGGGGCTTCACCTCTTTCTCCTTCATCACCTATATCACCAGTTTCACCTACTACAATAGTCTGGCCATCAGCTTCCTCCAAACCCACAATGCCTACATTGAGCTCTGCCACATCAAAGTCAGTTACCCAGGCAACTGAGATACACGAAACTGACAAACTTGGAGAATTACCACAGCTTGTAGAATCACCAGAACCTCGTCCTTTAGTGCATCAGAAACTTCACTAGTCGAGAGCTCAGATACTGAGTCAACAGGCCGTGCAAAATTGAGTCAGCTTGTAGAAGAATTAGCACAAGAACTAGAAGCAGTTAGTCGTCGAATTGGGTCTAATACTGCAACCAGTGATGAATCAAAAAAGGAAGTTTTGGCCAAACTCTTGTCCACCTACGACATCCCCAAAAATCTCCGACGAGTGGAGGAGGCTGATGAAACTGACGTGCTGGAAGC from Macrobrachium nipponense isolate FS-2020 chromosome 18, ASM1510439v2, whole genome shotgun sequence encodes:
- the LOC135197143 gene encoding mucin-2-like; the protein is MDKIRNFKHRLSMSVDKLSTSRRSKSQQRKSMPLGNAPFSESDIPGTLRLDKTPSSRPTSATEFSLAPGSRPSSYCEADTLDSACLDWVDGAVGEAAACAAAPAPGTADLDTTHDTITKEIIEMEGGDAHTEPREAMLAPSLGDKQLKSTPTNVGSTSLMDEVMKEVEKITDITDNVRSKRLKKVDGNVVNVSDKLPLLDTSDESERHPHDSSLLNTSDETLVLSADETPTETTKVVLRKAVESSSTTLSIASTCRAESLTSGYFSDSDIMLSEKGDNSKSTFTSLLSETVEKRRSAFIPVTPEHKETHRFSFPAVPMEGRNETVQADGAHPEVVTTASSTSSSFMSSSVGQQIREVSGKAPTEVASTKMTTSIIASENTMVGPQVPNQEETKTATVSKRESIYSRIIKKKDPSKEPIYAKVKPKLSIETSFQPIEPSSAKANSSTSGVVKPEPKYTTVNPRDPHAPFVPQSPTSPTSPHLLQGFPFASAPTSPTSPDPPNQVIPVSKYGTLGPFSNLRSNADYSQTKDTKCNTLPKEPIYSKVRKLARLSSKDSKEPTYSKIKPKEPIYAKPLPLTPREEAMQKRESFITGCAPASATIGAASTDCYGKVTVRASEISQTQPSRPAVITINNPGYAAPTGIDGASPLSPSSPISPVSPTTIVWPSASSKPTMPTLSSATSKSVTQATEIHETDKLGELPQLVESPEPRPLVHQKLH